The Sediminicola sp. YIK13 genomic sequence GATATAATTACTAATTCTAATTCCATGACTATATATTTTTAAATGTTGAAATAAAATGATTGGTGTTTTTTAATGGTGCACTGCAATAAAAGCCAGTTTTGGGACAAATACAGGTGCGATCAAAATTCAGAGAAACAACGGGGCTCCTCCAAACAAGATTTGATTTACCAAACAATTTTAAATATAGGTATGGAAAGGGAATATCATCGTCAACGAATCCAACCCGGGTTCTATGGTATTGGAATAAATAATATAATGAAGATCAAAACCACTAAGATTACATACGGTAGGGGCTGTCCTTTTTGAAACTAGCCAATACTCCGTATTTAGTTTGTCAAGGACTGAAAGTTGTAGAACAGTTTCAAATTCTTTTTGCTGGAAATTAAAAAGAACTCCTTGCTTATTTAAGAGTTTTTTTAATTTAATCTGATTACCAGCTGGTGAATTCAGGGGAATAGAAGCTTGGGGCAATGCATACACCGCATTCCCGATACCCCAAAAAAGTATCAAAAGCAAAAGGCTTAAAAAGCCAAAGTGTTTCACTCGTTTCACAGAGTAAATGTATATTATAAAACGTTACCTAAATGTTAAATTATTCCGGTTTTGAAATTCATTCACCTCCCTCAACCTACACCATAAAAATCTGGCTGTAAGCTGTTTGTATCCCTAATAAAATTTCAATTAGAAACTAGGAATTGAATCCCATAAATTGAAAGGGCTAGTAATTTAAGCAAGTGAAGTTTAGGGAAAGGATATGCTAATTGTAGATTAAAAGGTAAAGGTATATAGCAATCCAATGTTTATAGTAGTCCATGTTTTCCCATCCAGTTCAATGGCGGTATAGGAAAGGTTCAATTCGGCATTGGAGTCGACCAGGTATCCAATTTGGGGACGGTAGTAGAGACCTCCTTCATTGTCTTTATTTATGCCTAAAGCTTGTCCGCCATCCACACCAAAAGAAAAGGAATTACCCGCCCATATTCTTACTGAGGCAGCAAGAGGTACAAATTGGACATGAGGCAAATCTTCGCGTACTATATCTGAGTGGAAGGTTTCTGGAAAACCATTAATAAATCCCATCGTAATTCCGGCATCAACAACTTCACCTAGCGCCCACATATAACCCACATCCAAACCAAGGGTCAGAGACACGTCATCATTGAAGTCATCAAAGGGCATTCCGCCTTGTATACCTGCTTTTAATCCTTCCTGTGCGTAGGAGGCAACGGCAAAAAATAAACAAATGAATACTAAAATTCTGTTTTTCATGGGTTTGGACTTTAAATAATGTCCAAACAAAACTAGAACCTTTCCTATATCAGTCACTATTTTTGTTGCCAAACTAGATGAAAAGGTTGTCCACGTCTATATTATAGCTTTTTTGAGCAAAGATTCACCCTTCCCAATTACCAGGCGTCTACAAATGCTATGGCTATTTCATGCTGATTAAAAATCAGGAAATTGCACTAAATATTATAAAACGTTTATGTTAATCAAACGCATAACCGGTGACTACCCTAAAGATAAAGGCATACATTACTATGGCAAACATGATAAAGCTAAAGATGGCGAAACCTTTAAAATAATTTCTCACTATAATATTTCCAATATTCCTAAAGCCATCCAAATAAATATTTTTTACGAGTAATAATGTTTTCATATTGTGGGGGATTTTTCTGTTTATTTGAAGGCAATCCTACAGGAATGCTCGCTATCCTCTTGCAAGATTGGCTAAACGGAATGGAAACATCGTTAAAGCCAAAAAATGAAACATTTAATCGAAGGAAACTGTATTTTAGGGAATGGGATATGTATTGAATTCCCTTTTGGATTAATTATTTAGCTGATCGCCCAAAGCTCTATTTTTCTTAAGGCTATCCATTTCCTTTCTGAACCTTAAAATCATAAAGCTGTCCAATTGTAGTCCAATACTATCGCGCATGGTGTGCCAGTTGGTCTCATTGATTTCTCCTGTGAACCTGCGTATTTTATAAAACCGTTCCATATTGAACCTATTGGCCTTCCAGGCGGCTTCGGTACTTTCCTGATGTTTTAAATCCTGAAGATATATTCCTACCCCAAAGCCTACAATGACCACCACTAAGGCAATCCACAAAAGGGTAGTTGTTTTTTTCATTGGAATTCTAGATTTTATCATCAGATATTAAATGCACAAGGTCCAGTATAAATAAATAAGCTCTAAAACCTACTAATTCAACTAGTTACATTTTTAATTAAAATTAAGTTGGTTTGCTCCACAAACAAAATTAATCTGTCCAACCTTCAAAATTGTGGGATTAACTACAAGTGTAGGATAATATAACATCGTTTATTAATTCAATTGATATTAAAATAGACTCAAATTAATATTTAGGGATGTTTTATCGAGTGCAAGAGAAGATTCTAATATGCTTTTTAAATAAACGAAAAAAGCCTCCAACTTGCGTTGAAGGCTTTAAGCGGTCCGGACGGGACTCGAACCCGCGACCCCCTGCGTGACAGGCAGGTATTCTAACCAACTGAACTACCGAACCGTGGCGTTTAGCGAGTGCAAATATACACCGCTTATTTAATTGCACAAATAATTTAGCCTAAAAAATACGCATCTTCAAAGAAATTTTTGACGTTCCACCAAATAGGTATTCATAACTCTCGAGAAATCAGCATGTATGTCCACCTCAACATATTTGATTTTATATTGGGCACAGCGCAACTTTAACATTTCAAAATAAGCCTCCACCTCTTTTTCATATGATTCTTTGATCCCTTCTGCATAAAGATCGATATGCTCTCCTGTTTCCACATCGATAAAACGCTTCGGGGTATTCTCAAAATTGAAATGGAATTCCTTGTCCTTATCCATCAAGTGAAACAATACCACTTCATGTTTATTGTATTTTAAATGTCTCAAGGCATCAAACAATTGGTCGTTGTCCGTACTATTCTGAAACATATCCGTAAATAAAAATATAAGGCTTCTACGTTTTATTTTTTCGGCAATCTGATGTAGGTAGGTATAGGTATCCGTTACCTTGGCCGGTTTGGATTCCAAACTGATCTCATTCAACTTGGCCAAAAGCATCTGATGATGTCGCTCACTACCTTTTTCAGGTGCATAGTATTGGTAGGCGTCGGAATACACGCTGAGGCCTACGGCATCTCTCTGTCTCTTCAGGATATTCATTAGGGCCGCAATGGCCAAGACACCAAAACCTATCTTGTTTAAATTGTCAACACTCAAATAGTCAACATCCGGATAGTACATGGAAGCCGAGTTGTCCAAGATCATATGACATCTCAGATTGGTTTCTTCTTCGTAGCGTTTGGTATACAGTTTGTCTGTTTTGGCAAAAAGTTTCCAATCTATATGCCTGGTACTTTCCCCGTTGTTATAAATTTTATGTTCTGCAAATTCAGCCGAAAATCCATGAAAGGGACTTTTATGGATACCACTGATAAAACCTTCCACTACTTGATTGGCCAAAAGTTCCAGATTCTGGAACAAAGAAGCGTTGTTTAATTCGGATTGTAGATTCATATCGTTATGGATACCCTAAGATAACAAACATCCGTTGGGCCAAAAAATTAAGTTGTCTTGAAATCCTATTAAATTAAAAAAGGCCTGACGTGAGTCAAGCCTTTTTTAATCTTATACTATTAGTTTATAATGCTGCTTCAATAGCATCGGTATACACCTTCTTAGGAGAAACTCCTACTTGTCTGTTAACAATTTCACCGTTTTTGAAAACCAAAACCGTTGGGATGTTACGTACCCCATATTTTGCCGCAAACTCTTGATTTGCATCAACATCTACCTTACCTACTACAGCCTTTCCCTCGTATTCAGCGCTTACTTCATCGATAATTGGACCGACCATTCTACAAGGTCCGCACCATGCTGCCCAGAAATCTACAACAACTGGTTTGTCACTTTTTAAAACTACCTCATCAAAAGTAGCATCTGTTATTTCTAATGCCATGTTTGTTTTATTTTTTAATTATGCAAATTTAGTCAATTATTCAACGTTTTCCTTACTAACGTTATATTCGTTTTACCTATTGTAAGATAAGTAAAGTTTATGTGATAAAATATCCCAAATGCTATTAATTCAACCTGAAATGCACATCCTTACTTTCCAATTCCAGCAATAGTTCCGTTGATATCTGTACTTTTTGCTTTCTACAATTTAAACTCACTTTGATCTCCTCTTCCATTTCATATACTACAAAACTCAAAGGATGACTTCCCTGGTGGGATACCAAAGTATCCTTCAATTCATAGATCTGCTGCTCCTTGAGTTTTCCTATATCCAGTTTAATGGTCAGCTTACGGGCATAAGTTTCCATAACATCCTGAAGCATCATTACCGTGTTGTACTGCAAACGAGGATCACCTTTCTTCCCGGTATCCCTATTGGTCCAACCTTCCTTAACATACAACTTAAAAAAAGCAAAGGAATTGATCATTAAAAAGTGCCTGTACTTAAGGTATTCCTCCCCGAATATTCGAAACTCATAGGAATCTGTATAATCCTCCAGTATAAAGGAGGCCCAGCCCTTTCCATTTTTAGAGATCCTGTGCTGCACATCCGATATCACCCCTGCCAGGGCAAGTTCCCTACCCACAAAGGCTTCCATTTGATGTATATTGGAGATGGTGGCATTGCAAAACGAATTCATTTCGGTCCTAAAATCGTCCAAGGGGTGTCCGGAGATATAGATCCCGACCACCTCTTTTTCCCGTCTCAGCTTTTCCATGGTTCCCCATTCCTCACAGGGTGGAACCACGGGTTCAGGTATCTGTACCTCACTGGCCTCTCCAAAAAGACTGACTTGGGAGGAATTCTCGCTTTCTTGAAATTTGGCACCATATTTTATGACCTTCTCCAAAAAGGTAATTCCGTCCCCGTCATCGTGAAAGTATTGAGCACGATGGGTGTCCCCAAAAGAATCAAATCCCCCTGCGAGTGTTAGGTTCTCAAAAGCTTTTTTATTTGCCGCCCTTAGATCTATTCGTTTGGTCAGGTCGAAGACCGACTTAAACCTGCCTTCCTCTTTTCTGTTCTCCACGATGGTTTCAACAGCACCACGGCCCACACCTTTGATAGCACCCATCCCAAAACGCACTGCATTTTGGTCGTTCACGGCAAACTTGTAGTAGGATTCGTTCACATCTGGGCCCAATACTTCCAAGCCCATTCGTTTACACTCCTCCATAAAGAAGGTCACCTGCTTAATGTCGTTCATGTTGTTGGACAGTACCGCCGCCATATATTCTGCAGGGTAATGCGCCTTTAAATAGGCCGTTTGATAGGCTATATAGGCATAACAAGTAGAGTGACTCTTGTTAAACGCATAAGAAGCAAATGCCTCCCAATCTTTCCAAATTTTTTCAAGAACATCCCTTGGATGGCCTTTCTTTTCACCACCGTCCAAAAACTGTGGTTTCAACTTTTCAAGTAAGGCAAAGATCTTTTTACCCATTGCTTTTCTCAGTACATCTGCATCACCTTTAGAGAAACCTGCCAATTTTTGAGACAACAACATCACCTGCTCCTGGTAAACAGTAATACCGTAAGTTTCCTTTAGGTATTCCTCCATATCGGCCAGATCATAGGTGATCTCTTCCCGTCCGTGCTTACGGGCAATAAAACTGGGGATATATTCCATCGGCCCCGGTCTGTACAGGGCGTTCATGGCAATAAGGTCATCAAAAACCGTTGGCTTTAGGTCTTTCATATGTTTCTGCATTCCCACAGATTCATACTGGAAAACCCCTACCGTATCCCCTCTCTGGAAAAGCTCATAGGTCTTCTCATCATCCAAGGGAAAATCATCCGGGACCAACGTTATCCCATGCTTGGCCTTGACAATTTTTACGGTATCCTTGATCAGGGTCAAGGTCTTCAGTCCCAAGAAATCCATCTTCAACAACCCTGCGCTTTCTACCACAGAGTTGTCAAATTGCGTCACATAAAGATCCGAGTCTTTTGCGGTGGCCACAGGAACGAACTTTGTAATATCATCAGGGGTAATGATTACCCCACAGGCATGGATTCCGGTATTCCGGACAGATCCTTCCAAAATACGGGCCATTTTCAGGGTCTGTGCCTCCAGATCATCCCCTTCGGCAATGTTCAAGAGCTCATGGACCTTCTCCAGTTCTTCTGCCCTAAATTTCTTTTTCAGATCAGCCTCGCTCACCCC encodes the following:
- a CDS encoding outer membrane beta-barrel protein, yielding MKNRILVFICLFFAVASYAQEGLKAGIQGGMPFDDFNDDVSLTLGLDVGYMWALGEVVDAGITMGFINGFPETFHSDIVREDLPHVQFVPLAASVRIWAGNSFSFGVDGGQALGINKDNEGGLYYRPQIGYLVDSNAELNLSYTAIELDGKTWTTINIGLLYTFTF
- a CDS encoding DUF6747 family protein; this translates as MKTLLLVKNIYLDGFRNIGNIIVRNYFKGFAIFSFIMFAIVMYAFIFRVVTGYAFD
- a CDS encoding DUF58 domain-containing protein, with the protein product MNLQSELNNASLFQNLELLANQVVEGFISGIHKSPFHGFSAEFAEHKIYNNGESTRHIDWKLFAKTDKLYTKRYEEETNLRCHMILDNSASMYYPDVDYLSVDNLNKIGFGVLAIAALMNILKRQRDAVGLSVYSDAYQYYAPEKGSERHHQMLLAKLNEISLESKPAKVTDTYTYLHQIAEKIKRRSLIFLFTDMFQNSTDNDQLFDALRHLKYNKHEVVLFHLMDKDKEFHFNFENTPKRFIDVETGEHIDLYAEGIKESYEKEVEAYFEMLKLRCAQYKIKYVEVDIHADFSRVMNTYLVERQKFL
- the trxA gene encoding thioredoxin, which produces MALEITDATFDEVVLKSDKPVVVDFWAAWCGPCRMVGPIIDEVSAEYEGKAVVGKVDVDANQEFAAKYGVRNIPTVLVFKNGEIVNRQVGVSPKKVYTDAIEAAL